A genome region from Arachis duranensis cultivar V14167 chromosome 6, aradu.V14167.gnm2.J7QH, whole genome shotgun sequence includes the following:
- the LOC107495784 gene encoding BRI1 kinase inhibitor 1, whose amino-acid sequence MASFQQERNRVEEEEEVASSKLVSNSNQSCSSPPSNNTSSSSSPSHEFSFTISLNSHHHHHHHHHHHQSSFTNTNNNIFNSTKNNNNNIDLSPADEIFFHGHLLPLHLLSHLPQSPRSSSNSMDSFTLPIRELLEDENVNPIKENGTSNNIICNNNNNKEEGGDNKKNSKGNKLFKPSFSLFGLKKGLKGSSKVREKEEKENHKKKRLNFDVIHDAMKKYLRMVQQPLVLFRRRSNSISRDKYRINGKSSYSYSSGNVTPNSNKDLFRGYWNQYSAPASMRTSPTNSGLLVPTPTTLHSSHGARDSTMEELQAAIQAAIAHCKNSIAKEEKKLKCSDIRSGLI is encoded by the coding sequence ATGGCATCTTTTCAACAAGAAAGGAatagagttgaagaagaagaagaagtagcatCATCAAAATTAGtatcaaattcaaatcaaagtTGTTCTTCTCCACCTTCAAATAAtacttcatcatcttcatcaccaTCTCATGAATTCTCCTTCACAATCTCTCTCAACtctcatcaccatcatcatcatcatcatcatcatcatcaaagttCCTTCACCAACACCAACAACAACATATTCAATAGTACTaagaacaataacaacaatattGATTTATCTCCTGCTGATGAAATCTTCTTCCATGGTCACTTGCtccctcttcatctcctctcACACCTTCCTCAATCACCTCGTTCTTCATCAAACTCCATGGACAGTTTCACTCTCCCCATAAGAGAGCTTCTAGAAGATGAAAACGTTAACCCCATCAAAGAAAATGGCACCAGCAACAACATCAtctgcaacaacaacaacaacaaagaagaagGTGGTGACAACAAGAAGAATAGTAAAGGTAACAAGCTATTCAAaccttctttctctttgtttggATTGAAAAAAGGGCTAAAAGGGTCATCAAAAGTTagagaaaaagaggaaaaggagaatcacaagaagaaaagattgaattttgatgtgatCCATGATGCAATGAAGAAGTACTTGAGAATGGTTCAACAACCATTAGTACTATTTAGAAGGAGAAGTAATAGTATTAGTAGAGACAAGTATAGGATCAATGGAAAGagttcttattcttattcttcaGGGAATGTTACACCAAATAGTAACAAAGATTTGTTCAGAGGTTATTGGAATCAATACTCAGCACCAGCTTCAATGAGAACATCACCAACAAATAGTGGCCTTCTTGTTCCAACACCAACAACTCTTCATTCTTCACATGGTGCTAGAGATAGCACCATGGAAGAGTTACAAGCTGCAATTCAAGCTGCAATTGCTCATTGTAAGAACTCAATtgcaaaagaagagaagaagctCAAATGTTCAGATATTCGATCTGGTCTGATCTAG
- the LOC107495783 gene encoding probable protein phosphatase 2C 12, which produces MSGGTKGEHHQTVPLSVLLKRELASEKIEKPEIVSGQAGQSKKGEDFTLIKTECQRVVGDGVSTFSVFGLFDGHNGTAAAIYSKENLLNNVLSAVPPDLNRDEWVAALPRALVAGFVKTDKDFQDKGQKSGTTVTFVIIEGWVVTVASVGDSRCVLESGEGGLYYLSADHRLETNEEERVRITSSGGEVGRLNTGGGTEVGPLRCWPGGLCLSRSIGDMDIGEFIVPVPYVKQVKLSTAGGRLVICSDGVWDSLSAEAVLDSCRGMSAETAASHIVKEAVEAKGLRDDTTCIVVDILPHEKPPAPAPHRKKKGIMKSMFRKKSSESSSYNEKDYLEPDVVEELYEEGSAMLSERLDTKYPLCNMFKLFMCAVCQVEIKPGEGVSIFEGAPNPRKLRPWDGPFLCTSCQDKKEAMEGKKASGRHSSGSDDD; this is translated from the exons aTGTCTGGTGGTACGAAGGGCGAACACCACCAAACGGTTCCCCTATCGGTGTTGTTGAAGCGCGAATTGGCGAGCGAGAAGATCGAGAAGCCAGAGATTGTTTCAGGCCAAGCAGGGCAGAGCAAGAAAGGGGAGGATTTCACCCTCATCAAAACTGAATGCCAGAGGGTGGTGGGGGATGGGGTCTCCACATTTTCTGTTTTTGGG CTATTTGATGGACACAATGGAACTGCTGCTGCTATTTATTCTAAGGAGAATCTTCTAAATAATGTTTTAAGTGCGGTTCCTCCTGATCTTAACAGAGATGAGTGGGTAGCAGCATTGCCTAGGGCATTGGTTGCAGGCTTTGTAAAAACTGACAAAGATTTTCAGGACAAAG GACAAAAATCTGGAACCACTGTAACGTTTGTGATTATAGAAGGATGGGTTGTAACTGTTGCATCAGTTGGCGATTCACGTTGCGTGCTTGAATCTGGTGAAGGTGGGCTTTATTATTTGTCAGCAGATCATAGGCTAGAAACAAATGAAGAGGA GAGGGTGCGAATCACCTCTAGCGGGGGTGAGGTTGGTCGGCTAAACACCGGGGGAGGCACAGAG GTTGGGCCGTTAAGATGTTGGCCTGGTGGCTTGTGTCTTTCACGGTCAATTGGTGATATGGATATTGGCGAATTTATTGTCCCAGTGCCGTATGTAAAGCAAGTGAAG TTGTCCACCGCTGGAGGCAGGCTAGTTATCTGCAGTGATGGGGTCTGGGATTCTCTATCTGCAGAAGCAGTCTTAGATTCTTGTCGTGGCATGTCAGCGGAGACAGCAGCATCACATATTGTTAAA GAAGCTGTAGAAGCAAAAGGACTTAGAGATGATACAACCTGCATCGTTGTTGATATATTACCACATGAGAAGCCACCTGCTCCTGCACCAcatagaaagaagaaaggaataatgAAGTCCATGTTTCGTAAAAAGTCATCTGAGTCATCTTCTTATAACGAGAAAGACTACTTGGAGCCAGACGTGGTAGAGGAATTGTATGAAGAAGGATCTGCTATGCTTTCAGAGAG GTTAGATACAAAATATCCTCTCTGCAACATGTTCAAGTTGTTTATGTGTGCAGTGTGTCAAGTAGAGATAAAACCAGGGGAGGGTGTTTCAATATTTGAGGGTGCGCCCAACCCTCGTAAACTGCGTCCATGGGATGGACCTTTCCTCTGTACAAGTTGTCAAGATAAGAAAGAAGCCATGGAAGGAAAAAAAGCATCAG GTAGACATAGCAGTGGAAGTGATGATGATTAA